The following coding sequences are from one Streptococcus mitis window:
- a CDS encoding ABC transporter ATP-binding protein, with protein sequence MNMIKVESLNKNIKGKAILKDISFEVAEGECVAMIGPNGAGKTTLLDCLLGDKLVTSGQVSIQDLPVTSSKLDYTRSYLPQENVIVQKLKVKELIVFFQRIYPNPLSEQEIDQLLQFDQQQKEQFAEKLSGGQKRLFSFVLALIGRPKLVFLDEPTSAMDTSTRQRFWEIVDQLKKNGVTIVYSSHYIEEVEHTADRILVLNKGELIRDTTPLAMRSEEIEKHFILPLAYKEVVEKSNLVENWSQKQDALQVVTREADAFWELLVRAGCRIQEIEVNNRSLLDTIFEETQKGDD encoded by the coding sequence ATGAATATGATTAAGGTAGAAAGCCTAAATAAAAACATCAAGGGCAAGGCTATTTTGAAGGATATTTCCTTTGAGGTAGCTGAAGGTGAATGTGTTGCCATGATTGGGCCAAACGGAGCAGGAAAGACGACACTCTTGGACTGTTTGCTTGGAGATAAACTGGTCACCAGTGGGCAAGTATCTATCCAAGATTTGCCGGTAACGAGCTCTAAGTTAGACTACACAAGATCCTATCTCCCTCAAGAAAATGTAATTGTTCAAAAATTAAAGGTTAAAGAGTTGATTGTTTTCTTTCAACGTATCTATCCAAATCCCTTGAGCGAGCAGGAAATTGATCAACTATTGCAGTTTGACCAGCAACAAAAAGAGCAATTCGCAGAAAAATTATCAGGTGGACAAAAGCGTCTTTTCTCTTTTGTCTTGGCCTTAATTGGGCGACCAAAGCTTGTCTTTTTAGATGAGCCTACATCGGCTATGGATACCTCAACTCGTCAACGTTTTTGGGAAATTGTCGATCAGTTAAAGAAAAATGGTGTGACCATTGTCTATTCTTCTCACTATATCGAAGAGGTAGAGCATACAGCTGACCGGATTTTGGTTTTAAATAAGGGAGAGTTGATTCGTGATACGACGCCTCTAGCTATGCGTAGTGAGGAGATTGAAAAGCATTTTATCCTTCCTCTAGCTTACAAGGAAGTCGTTGAGAAGTCAAACTTGGTTGAAAACTGGTCACAAAAACAGGATGCTCTACAAGTAGTCACACGCGAAGCAGATGCTTTCTGGGAACTATTAGTCCGAGCAGGATGTAGGATTCAAGAAATTGAAGTCAATAATCGTAGCTTACTGGATACAATCTTTGAAGAAACACAAAAGGGAGATGACTAA
- the rpsG gene encoding 30S ribosomal protein S7, producing the protein MSRKNRAPKRDVLPDPLYNSQLVTRLINRVMLDGKRGTAASIVYGAFEQIKEATGNDALEVFETAMENIMPVLEVRARRVGGSNYQVPVEVRPERRTTLGLRWLVTIARLRGEHTMQDRLAKEILDAANNTGAAVKKREDTHRMAEANRAFAHFRW; encoded by the coding sequence ATGAGTCGTAAAAATAGAGCTCCAAAACGTGACGTATTGCCAGATCCGCTTTACAATTCACAACTAGTTACTCGTCTTATCAACCGCGTTATGCTTGATGGTAAACGTGGTACAGCTGCTTCAATCGTTTACGGTGCCTTTGAGCAAATCAAAGAGGCTACTGGAAACGATGCACTTGAAGTATTTGAAACAGCTATGGAAAACATCATGCCTGTACTTGAAGTACGTGCACGTCGTGTTGGTGGTTCTAACTACCAAGTCCCAGTTGAAGTTCGTCCAGAACGTCGTACAACACTTGGACTTCGTTGGTTGGTAACAATCGCTCGTCTTCGTGGTGAACACACAATGCAAGACCGTCTTGCAAAAGAAATCTTGGATGCTGCTAACAACACTGGTGCAGCTGTTAAGAAACGTGAAGACACTCACCGTATGGCTGAAGCTAACCGTGCATTCGCACACTTCCGTTGGTAA
- a CDS encoding sensor histidine kinase, whose protein sequence is MLERMKSIHYMFWASLIFMIFPILPVVTGWLSVWHLLIDILFVVAYLGVLTTKSQRLSWLYWGLMLTYVVGNTAFVAVNYIWFFFFLSNLLSYHFGVRSLKSLHVWTFLLAQVLVVGQLLIFQRIEVEFLFYLLVILTFVDLMTFGLVRIRIVEDLKEAQAKQNAQINLLLAENERSRIGQDLHDSLGHTFAMLSVKTDLALQLFQIQAYPQVEKELREIQQISKESMREVRTIVENLKSRTLTSELETVKKMLEIAGIEVEIANQLDTASLTQELESTASMILLELVTNIIKHAKASKVYLKLERTEKELILTVGDDGCGFASIKGDDLHTVRDRVLPFSGEVKVISWKQPTEVQVRLPYKERN, encoded by the coding sequence ATGCTTGAAAGAATGAAAAGCATACACTATATGTTTTGGGCCAGTTTAATTTTTATGATTTTCCCCATCCTACCTGTAGTGACTGGGTGGCTTTCTGTCTGGCATTTATTGATTGATATTCTATTTGTAGTGGCATATTTGGGTGTTTTAACAACTAAGAGCCAGCGCCTATCTTGGCTATATTGGGGTCTCATGCTGACTTATGTAGTTGGGAATACTGCCTTTGTTGCTGTTAATTATATCTGGTTCTTCTTTTTCCTTTCTAACCTCTTAAGTTATCATTTTGGCGTACGTAGTTTAAAGTCTTTACATGTCTGGACTTTTCTTCTTGCTCAAGTCCTTGTTGTGGGCCAACTGTTGATTTTTCAGAGAATCGAAGTTGAGTTTCTATTCTATCTACTTGTAATTCTTACTTTTGTCGATTTAATGACTTTTGGCTTGGTTCGGATTCGGATTGTGGAGGATTTGAAAGAAGCACAGGCTAAGCAAAATGCCCAGATAAATCTATTGCTAGCTGAAAATGAACGCAGTCGTATTGGTCAAGATTTGCATGATAGTCTGGGGCATACCTTTGCTATGCTTAGTGTTAAAACTGATCTAGCCTTGCAGTTATTTCAAATACAGGCTTATCCACAGGTGGAAAAGGAATTAAGAGAAATACAGCAAATTAGCAAAGAATCAATGCGTGAAGTGCGAACCATTGTGGAAAATCTTAAGTCTAGAACTTTGACATCCGAACTAGAGACTGTGAAAAAGATGTTAGAAATTGCTGGAATTGAGGTGGAAATAGCTAATCAACTAGATACAGCTAGCTTAACTCAGGAATTGGAGTCAACGGCTTCCATGATTTTGCTTGAATTGGTGACTAATATCATCAAACATGCCAAAGCTTCTAAAGTCTACTTAAAATTAGAACGGACAGAGAAAGAACTCATTCTAACAGTGGGAGATGATGGCTGTGGCTTTGCTTCTATAAAGGGGGATGACCTCCATACAGTTCGAGATCGTGTTCTTCCATTTTCGGGAGAAGTAAAGGTAATTAGTTGGAAACAACCGACAGAAGTTCAGGTTCGACTACCTTATAAGGAGAGAAACTAA
- the rpsL gene encoding 30S ribosomal protein S12 gives MPTINQLVRKPRKSKVEKSKSPALNVGYNSHKKVQTNVSSPQKRGVATRVGTMTPKKPNSALRKFARVRLSNLIEVTAYIPGIGHNLQEHSVVLLRGGRVKDLPGVRYHIVRGALDTAGVNDRKQGRSKYGTKRPKA, from the coding sequence ATGCCTACAATTAACCAATTGGTTCGCAAACCGCGTAAATCAAAAGTAGAAAAATCTAAATCACCAGCTTTGAACGTTGGTTACAACAGTCATAAAAAAGTTCAAACAAACGTTTCTTCACCACAAAAACGTGGTGTTGCAACTCGTGTTGGAACAATGACACCTAAAAAACCTAACTCAGCCCTTCGTAAATTTGCTCGTGTACGTTTGAGCAACCTTATCGAAGTTACTGCCTACATCCCAGGTATCGGACACAACTTGCAAGAGCACAGTGTGGTGCTTCTTCGTGGTGGACGTGTAAAAGACCTTCCAGGGGTACGTTACCATATCGTCCGTGGTGCACTTGATACTGCAGGTGTTAACGATCGTAAACAAGGCCGTTCTAAATACGGTACTAAACGTCCAAAAGCATAA
- a CDS encoding ABC transporter permease, translating into MKQWIALNKIEFLLTKRQLVYYLLSVGMPTAFYLFFSGMYQDTPGGPANFMRDYLISMTAFSMMSTAMFSFPAVLHTDKINNWQKTLRHTPVNMVEYYLSKITSMMVDYLVSILVVFSVGHLVRGVDMPLGSWIGAAFLLIVGSVAFVALGLTLTLLPSSQLMSVVGNLLYLGLAVLGGLWMPISLFPDWMQAIGKCLPTYQLMELLKTFLNEGSINLSATVYLLVFSAVLFGLTIYLQGHKENA; encoded by the coding sequence ATGAAACAATGGATAGCATTAAATAAGATAGAATTTCTATTGACCAAACGACAATTAGTCTACTATCTATTATCCGTAGGGATGCCGACAGCCTTCTATTTATTCTTTTCAGGCATGTACCAGGACACACCAGGTGGACCAGCTAATTTTATGCGTGACTACCTCATCTCCATGACAGCCTTTTCCATGATGTCGACAGCCATGTTTTCATTTCCAGCTGTCTTACATACCGATAAAATCAACAACTGGCAGAAAACATTGCGCCATACCCCTGTAAATATGGTAGAATATTATCTATCAAAGATAACAAGTATGATGGTTGATTATTTGGTCTCAATCCTGGTTGTTTTCTCAGTTGGGCACTTGGTCAGAGGTGTGGATATGCCTCTAGGAAGCTGGATTGGGGCTGCGTTCTTGCTGATAGTAGGAAGTGTTGCCTTTGTAGCGCTTGGATTGACCTTGACACTCTTGCCTTCTAGTCAGCTGATGTCTGTCGTGGGCAATCTTCTCTATCTAGGCTTGGCTGTTTTAGGTGGACTCTGGATGCCCATCTCTTTATTTCCAGACTGGATGCAAGCAATCGGGAAGTGCCTACCAACTTATCAGTTGATGGAGTTGCTCAAGACCTTCTTAAACGAGGGTAGCATCAATCTATCAGCCACAGTTTATCTACTTGTTTTTTCAGCAGTTTTGTTTGGTTTGACTATTTACCTTCAAGGTCATAAGGAGAATGCTTAA
- the fusA gene encoding elongation factor G codes for MAREFSLEKTRNIGIMAHVDAGKTTTTERILYYTGKIHKIGETHEGASQMDWMEQEQERGITITSAATTAQWNNHRVNIIDTPGHVDFTIEVQRSLRVLDGAVTVLDSQSGVEPQTETVWRQATEYGVPRIVFANKMDKIGADFLYSVSTLHDRLQANAHPIQLPIGSEDDFRGIIDLIKMKAEIYTNDLGTDILEEDIPAEYLDQAQEYREKLIEAVAETDEELMMKYLEGEEITNEELKAGIRKATINVEFFPVLCGSAFKNKGVQLMLDAVIDYLPSPLDIPAIKGINPDTDAEETRPASDEEPFAALAFKIMTDPFVGRLTFFRVYSGVLQSGSYVLNTSKGKRERIGRILQMHANSRQEIDTVYSGDIAAAVGLKDTTTGDSLTDEKAKIILESINVPEPVIQLMVEPKSKADQDKMGIALQKLAEEDPTFRVETNVETGETVISGMGELHLDVLVDRMRREFKVEANVGAPQVSYRETFRASTQARGFFKRQSGGKGQFGDVWIEFTPNEEGKGFEFENAIVGGVVPREFIPAVEKGLVESMANGVLAGYPMVDVKAKLYDGSYHDVDSSETAFKIAASLALKEAAKSAQPAILEPMMLVTITVPEENLGDVMGHVTARRGRVDGMEAHGNSQIVRAYVPLAEMFGYATVLRSASQGRGTFMMVFDHYEDVPKSVQEEIIKKNKGED; via the coding sequence ATGGCACGCGAATTTTCACTTGAAAAAACTCGTAATATCGGTATCATGGCTCACGTCGATGCTGGTAAAACAACAACTACTGAGCGTATTCTTTACTACACTGGTAAAATCCACAAAATCGGTGAAACTCACGAAGGTGCGTCACAAATGGACTGGATGGAGCAAGAGCAAGAACGTGGTATCACTATTACATCTGCTGCGACAACAGCTCAATGGAACAACCACCGCGTAAACATCATCGACACACCAGGACACGTGGACTTCACAATCGAAGTACAACGTTCTCTTCGTGTATTGGATGGTGCGGTTACCGTTCTTGACTCACAATCAGGTGTTGAGCCTCAAACTGAAACAGTTTGGCGTCAAGCAACTGAGTATGGAGTTCCACGTATCGTATTTGCCAACAAAATGGACAAAATCGGTGCTGACTTCCTTTACTCTGTAAGCACACTTCACGATCGTCTTCAAGCAAATGCACACCCAATCCAATTGCCAATCGGTTCTGAAGATGACTTCCGTGGTATCATCGACTTGATCAAGATGAAAGCTGAAATCTATACTAACGACCTTGGTACAGATATCCTTGAAGAAGATATTCCAGCTGAATACCTTGACCAAGCTCAAGAATACCGTGAAAAATTGATCGAAGCAGTTGCTGAAACTGACGAAGAATTGATGATGAAATACCTCGAAGGTGAAGAAATCACTAACGAAGAATTGAAAGCTGGTATCCGTAAAGCGACTATCAACGTTGAATTCTTCCCAGTATTGTGTGGTTCTGCCTTCAAGAACAAAGGTGTTCAATTGATGCTTGATGCGGTTATTGACTACCTTCCAAGCCCACTTGATATCCCAGCAATCAAAGGTATTAACCCAGATACAGACGCTGAAGAAACTCGTCCAGCCTCTGACGAAGAGCCATTTGCAGCTCTTGCCTTCAAGATCATGACTGACCCATTCGTAGGTCGTTTGACATTCTTCCGTGTTTACTCAGGTGTTCTTCAATCAGGTTCATACGTATTGAATACTTCTAAAGGTAAACGTGAACGTATCGGACGTATCCTTCAAATGCACGCTAACAGCCGTCAAGAAATTGACACTGTTTACTCAGGTGATATCGCTGCTGCCGTTGGTTTGAAAGATACTACAACTGGTGACTCATTGACAGATGAAAAAGCTAAAATCATCCTTGAGTCAATCAACGTTCCAGAACCAGTTATCCAATTGATGGTTGAGCCAAAATCTAAAGCTGACCAAGATAAGATGGGTATTGCCCTTCAAAAATTGGCTGAAGAAGATCCAACATTCCGCGTTGAAACAAACGTTGAAACTGGTGAAACAGTTATCTCAGGTATGGGTGAGCTTCACCTTGACGTCCTTGTTGACCGTATGCGTCGTGAGTTCAAAGTGGAAGCGAACGTAGGTGCTCCTCAAGTATCTTACCGTGAAACATTCCGCGCTTCTACTCAAGCACGTGGATTCTTCAAACGTCAGTCTGGTGGTAAAGGTCAATTCGGTGATGTATGGATTGAATTTACTCCAAACGAAGAAGGTAAAGGATTCGAATTCGAAAACGCAATCGTCGGTGGTGTGGTTCCTCGTGAATTTATCCCAGCGGTTGAAAAAGGTTTGGTAGAATCTATGGCTAACGGTGTTCTTGCAGGTTACCCAATGGTTGACGTTAAAGCTAAACTTTACGATGGTTCATACCACGATGTCGACTCTTCTGAAACTGCCTTCAAGATCGCAGCTTCACTTGCTCTTAAAGAAGCTGCTAAATCAGCACAACCAGCTATCCTTGAGCCAATGATGCTTGTAACAATCACTGTTCCAGAAGAAAACCTTGGTGATGTTATGGGTCACGTAACTGCTCGTCGTGGACGTGTAGATGGTATGGAAGCACATGGTAACAGCCAAATCGTTCGTGCTTACGTTCCACTTGCTGAAATGTTCGGTTACGCCACAGTTCTTCGTTCTGCATCTCAAGGACGTGGTACATTCATGATGGTATTTGACCACTACGAAGATGTACCTAAGTCTGTACAAGAAGAAATTATTAAGAAAAACAAAGGTGAAGACTAA
- a CDS encoding response regulator transcription factor — protein MKLLVAEDQSMLRDAMCQLLTLQPDVESVFQAKNGQEAIQLLEKESVDIAILDVEMPVKTGLEVLEWIRAENLETKVVVVTTFKRPGYFERAVKAGVDAYVLKERNIADLMQTLHTVLEGRKEYSPELMEVVMTHPNPLTEQEIAVLKGIAQGFSNQEIADKLYLSNGTVRNYVTNILSKLDAGNRTEAANIAKESGWL, from the coding sequence ATGAAACTACTTGTTGCAGAAGATCAAAGTATGTTGCGAGATGCCATGTGCCAGTTGCTCACGCTTCAACCGGATGTAGAGTCTGTCTTTCAAGCCAAGAATGGGCAAGAAGCAATCCAACTATTAGAAAAGGAGTCTGTAGATATCGCCATCCTTGACGTAGAAATGCCTGTTAAGACGGGCCTCGAAGTCTTGGAGTGGATACGAGCAGAAAATCTAGAAACAAAGGTGGTTGTAGTGACGACCTTCAAGCGTCCTGGGTATTTTGAACGTGCAGTCAAGGCTGGAGTAGATGCTTATGTATTAAAAGAAAGAAATATTGCAGACCTCATGCAAACCTTGCACACTGTCCTTGAAGGGCGCAAGGAGTATTCGCCTGAATTGATGGAAGTGGTGATGACGCATCCCAATCCATTAACAGAGCAAGAAATCGCAGTTTTAAAGGGAATCGCTCAGGGTTTCTCTAACCAAGAAATTGCAGACAAACTTTATCTATCCAACGGAACCGTCCGAAACTATGTTACCAATATTCTTTCGAAACTAGATGCTGGTAATCGAACAGAAGCTGCTAATATTGCGAAAGAATCTGGTTGGTTGTGA
- a CDS encoding transcriptional regulator translates to MLKELYEKVQGIVYKCRNEYYLHLWELSDWDQEGMICLHELISREEGIIEDIPRLRRYFKTKFRNRILDYIRKQESQKRRYDKEPYEEVGELSHRISEGGLCLDDYYLFHETLRDYRSKQSKDKQEELERVLRNERFRGRQRVLRDLRIVFKEFDIRTR, encoded by the coding sequence ATGCTTAAAGAATTGTATGAAAAAGTCCAAGGGATTGTATATAAGTGTAGAAATGAATATTACTTGCATTTATGGGAGTTATCTGATTGGGACCAAGAGGGGATGATTTGCTTACATGAATTGATTAGTAGAGAAGAAGGAATAATAGAAGATATTCCTCGTTTAAGGAGATATTTTAAGACTAAGTTCCGGAATCGAATTCTAGACTATATCCGTAAGCAAGAAAGTCAAAAACGAAGATATGATAAAGAACCCTATGAAGAAGTAGGTGAGCTTAGTCATCGTATCAGTGAGGGAGGTCTGTGTCTAGATGATTATTATCTCTTTCATGAGACACTAAGAGATTATAGAAGCAAACAAAGTAAAGACAAACAAGAAGAGTTAGAACGCGTCTTAAGAAATGAACGCTTCCGAGGGCGTCAAAGAGTATTAAGAGACTTACGTATTGTGTTTAAAGAGTTTGACATCCGTACTCGGTAA